In Gemmatimonas sp., a single genomic region encodes these proteins:
- a CDS encoding efflux RND transporter periplasmic adaptor subunit, whose translation MATFPRYGDSNCVPSLGVAHPHAPASLLTIPMQTPPSRPARVLGPLVVAPLLAALTFTACNKGDAAATTDSASATSTAAQEAAEEAGRPALALPVMAEEARDGDLVLRVTTTGQIRSDAAVKLRAEVAGTVAQLVVRPGQSVSKGQVLARLDGYPFDLSVRDAQASTDEAEQRFLESFVPESVVTGRGPTPEQRKALMNKAGLVGARLRLERAKYEQDRATIRSPVNGIVDAIEISAGEKVSAGQPLLTVVDTRNLRIEAQVLEHDLPLVRVGGEASISSAGAQGRLLRGRVDALLPLVDSVTRAGRAIVRVQGDGTLRPGMYADVQLEATRLPGRRMVPSRAVIERDGRPLVFVVKDGRAQWTYIVPGRTNGIDTEVLPDSTTGQIPVNPGDQIITEGHLTLTHDAPVRVTAPREASPATGASGERAPSDRAPKLKR comes from the coding sequence GTGGCAACCTTTCCGCGCTACGGCGACTCCAATTGCGTGCCATCGCTCGGCGTCGCGCATCCGCACGCGCCGGCTTCGCTACTGACGATCCCAATGCAGACACCTCCCAGTCGTCCCGCTCGTGTTCTCGGCCCGCTGGTGGTCGCGCCACTGCTCGCTGCGCTCACGTTCACCGCCTGCAACAAGGGCGACGCCGCCGCTACCACCGATTCCGCCAGCGCCACCTCCACCGCCGCTCAGGAAGCGGCCGAGGAAGCCGGCCGCCCGGCCTTGGCCCTGCCGGTGATGGCCGAAGAGGCGCGCGACGGCGACCTGGTGCTGCGGGTAACCACCACGGGGCAGATCCGCTCCGACGCGGCGGTAAAGCTGCGCGCCGAAGTGGCGGGCACGGTGGCGCAGCTCGTGGTACGACCCGGGCAGTCGGTGTCCAAGGGACAGGTGCTGGCCCGTCTCGATGGGTATCCCTTCGATCTCTCGGTGCGCGACGCGCAGGCCAGCACCGATGAAGCCGAGCAGCGCTTTCTGGAAAGCTTCGTGCCCGAGTCAGTGGTCACGGGCCGTGGCCCGACGCCGGAACAGCGCAAGGCCCTGATGAACAAAGCCGGCCTGGTTGGCGCGCGATTGCGCCTCGAACGCGCCAAGTACGAGCAGGATCGCGCCACGATCCGGAGCCCCGTAAATGGCATCGTAGACGCCATCGAGATCTCGGCCGGCGAGAAGGTCAGTGCCGGGCAGCCGCTGCTCACGGTAGTCGACACGCGCAATCTGCGTATCGAGGCGCAGGTGCTCGAGCATGACTTGCCGCTGGTGCGGGTGGGCGGTGAAGCCAGCATCAGCAGCGCTGGCGCGCAGGGTCGATTGCTACGTGGTCGGGTGGATGCGCTGTTGCCGTTGGTAGACTCCGTCACGCGCGCCGGCCGCGCCATCGTGCGCGTGCAGGGCGACGGTACGCTACGCCCCGGGATGTATGCCGACGTGCAACTCGAGGCCACGCGATTGCCGGGCCGACGCATGGTACCGTCGCGTGCCGTCATCGAGCGCGATGGACGACCGCTGGTGTTCGTGGTGAAAGACGGACGCGCGCAGTGGACCTACATCGTGCCGGGTCGCACGAATGGCATCGACACCGAGGTGCTGCCTGATTCCACCACCGGGCAGATTCCGGTGAATCCGGGCGATCAGATCATTACCGAAGGACATCTCACGCTCACGCACGACGCGCCGGTACGCGTGACGGCGCCGCGCGAAGCGTCGCCCGCTACCGGTGCGTCGGGTGAACGTGCGCCGAGCGATCGTGCGCCGAAACTCAAGCGATAG
- a CDS encoding thioredoxin domain-containing protein: MAESSRWGTISSALLTVCALLVTAAVVRREFFPPVRSAPKNRELREALESWGVGRRMGPESAPVALLVFSDFQCPFCSVLQQNLKRIRERYPDAIRVEYRHMPIENLHPYAFDAALAAECAGDQDRFERFHDALFESQDSIPSEQWSAFARKSGVADVAAFERCVTSRRFDTRVKADMAQARTLKLSGTPSVIVGSTLLGGTPSVSVLDSIVRANVPSVVPAVGGRRQPAR; encoded by the coding sequence ATGGCCGAAAGTAGCCGCTGGGGAACCATCTCGTCTGCGCTGCTCACGGTCTGCGCCTTGCTCGTCACCGCAGCGGTGGTGCGGCGGGAGTTCTTTCCTCCGGTACGCAGCGCACCGAAGAACCGTGAGCTGCGCGAGGCGCTTGAATCGTGGGGGGTCGGCAGACGAATGGGTCCGGAATCCGCACCGGTCGCGCTGCTTGTTTTCTCCGACTTCCAATGTCCGTTCTGCTCCGTGCTTCAGCAGAATCTCAAACGGATTCGTGAACGGTATCCCGACGCGATTCGCGTAGAGTATCGCCACATGCCCATCGAGAATCTTCACCCCTACGCCTTTGATGCCGCGTTAGCCGCCGAATGCGCGGGCGACCAAGATCGTTTCGAACGCTTTCATGATGCACTCTTCGAATCTCAGGATTCGATTCCCTCGGAGCAATGGAGCGCATTCGCACGCAAGAGCGGCGTTGCGGATGTGGCCGCCTTTGAACGGTGCGTCACCAGTCGGCGGTTCGACACGCGAGTAAAGGCTGACATGGCGCAGGCGCGTACTCTGAAGTTGAGTGGCACCCCGAGCGTCATCGTGGGCTCGACCCTGCTCGGTGGAACGCCCAGCGTCAGCGTCCTTGATAGCATCGTGCGCGCGAATGTTCCCTCGGTTGTTCCCGCCGTCGGCGGAAGGCGCCAACCCGCACGGTGA
- a CDS encoding helix-turn-helix domain-containing protein yields the protein MTPELGIGWIPSSSPTIDRLRNIVPLGAVVVPCVDEVELLIAVSSGRVALTVVEAGGGTNAPALLALRRLREGFPQHPVIAWCDVRAIESQDLLEIARAGVQDLVRQDLDELRHVFARIVASATQRVISHRIVDALADVVPQRLHPLLSYVLEHSDEHLDRDGVAAVFGLSRRTLQNRLTAARLPPLRPFLTWCRILVAAGLLDEPGHTLDSVASQLDFHEAANLRMTLRRYTGTNITHLRARGAFTQALRAFREEIDRRPYVEASLPQSSPAD from the coding sequence GTGACGCCTGAGCTCGGCATCGGATGGATCCCGTCGTCGTCCCCGACGATCGATCGTCTCCGCAACATCGTTCCCTTGGGAGCGGTGGTTGTGCCGTGCGTTGATGAGGTCGAGCTGTTGATCGCCGTGAGCAGTGGTCGCGTGGCACTCACCGTCGTGGAAGCGGGCGGCGGGACCAATGCCCCGGCGCTGCTTGCACTGCGGCGCCTGCGTGAGGGGTTTCCGCAGCACCCCGTGATCGCCTGGTGCGATGTGCGCGCCATCGAGTCGCAGGACCTGCTCGAAATCGCCCGCGCCGGCGTACAGGACTTGGTCCGCCAGGATCTCGACGAACTGCGCCACGTCTTCGCCCGGATCGTGGCCTCGGCCACCCAACGCGTCATCAGTCACCGGATCGTGGATGCGTTGGCCGACGTCGTGCCGCAGCGCTTGCATCCCCTGCTGTCATACGTGCTGGAGCACTCCGATGAGCACCTCGACCGCGATGGCGTGGCCGCCGTGTTCGGCCTGTCACGCCGCACCCTGCAGAACCGGCTCACCGCAGCGCGACTCCCGCCTCTGCGGCCATTTCTGACGTGGTGTCGGATTCTGGTGGCGGCCGGGCTGCTCGACGAGCCGGGACACACGCTCGACTCGGTGGCCTCGCAGCTCGATTTCCACGAGGCCGCCAATCTGCGCATGACGCTGCGGCGCTATACCGGCACCAACATCACGCACCTGCGGGCCCGCGGCGCGTTCACGCAGGCCCTCCGGGCGTTCCGTGAAGAAATTGACCGACGCCCATACGTCGAGGCTTCCTTGCCCCAGTCGTCACCAGCGGATTAA